One window of the Gemmatimonadota bacterium genome contains the following:
- a CDS encoding sulfatase-like hydrolase/transferase yields MIPRVLIAAVALTTLLPGCGPRSGVAPDGVLLTLDTCRGDRWGCTGDMAARTPHLDRLARSGSLAFEGRAPAPITLPSHATMMTGLPPSVHGVHDNGVYRLSSESGITLAEVLRDAGYRTAAFVSAFPLASRFGMDRGFHHYDDALQRTSGTEPRHLRERRADRTVARVKRWLRETPSTGADAPLFLWAHFFDPHADYAPPAPWTNASGGDAYRAEIAFVDTEVGELLRTLDEARPGRTRCVVVASDHGEGLGDAGESTHGILLRLSTIRVPMLAVSDKARPALLGGARSLARVPATVLSLLGVEGALSDGAAPVLEAPVTSVQAETFYGWFNFGFHALRSRESGRWRLVSGKVDRLYDLLSDPGETTDLALEYPEVAADLRSEMEDAWREQRSQSARGAEREMEPEESAALRSLGYAAGASRPTGSLERGLASGPSPEGLVEFVDVISRGIALLESGNAEEAVTLLGASSPSGTRVRMRLEYLGRALLELDRYEEAVAALREAVTLGRNPETVYLDLARAEGALGHRAELHAAYARALRMHPGSVAARQGLAQAYLVEGEGGKAADVLLEAARIRPRSAVVHLNLAQVLEMLGRAEEAQVHWRKCLELDPDGPSGEAARRVQMGRGESGNG; encoded by the coding sequence GTGATTCCGAGGGTTCTCATTGCTGCGGTGGCGCTGACCACGCTCCTGCCAGGTTGTGGGCCGCGTTCCGGTGTGGCTCCTGACGGCGTGCTCCTGACGCTGGACACTTGCAGGGGTGACCGCTGGGGTTGCACGGGCGACATGGCGGCCCGGACGCCGCACCTGGATCGGCTTGCGCGCAGCGGCAGTCTCGCCTTCGAAGGGCGCGCTCCGGCCCCGATTACGCTTCCCTCGCACGCCACGATGATGACCGGACTTCCGCCTTCGGTTCATGGCGTTCACGACAACGGTGTCTATCGTCTATCTTCGGAGAGCGGGATCACTCTGGCGGAAGTGCTCCGCGACGCGGGGTATCGAACCGCCGCGTTTGTCTCGGCCTTTCCGCTGGCGTCCCGGTTCGGAATGGACCGTGGATTCCACCACTACGATGACGCCCTGCAGCGCACTTCAGGCACGGAACCCCGGCACCTGCGGGAACGCCGCGCGGACCGGACGGTAGCCCGGGTGAAGCGCTGGCTGAGAGAGACCCCGAGCACGGGTGCCGACGCCCCCCTTTTCCTCTGGGCGCACTTCTTTGATCCCCATGCGGACTACGCACCTCCCGCTCCGTGGACGAACGCCTCCGGTGGAGATGCATACCGTGCGGAGATCGCCTTCGTGGACACCGAGGTTGGAGAGCTTCTCAGAACGCTGGACGAAGCTCGCCCGGGGCGCACCCGTTGTGTAGTGGTGGCATCGGATCACGGAGAAGGGCTGGGCGACGCCGGGGAATCCACGCACGGCATTCTCCTGCGTCTCTCGACGATACGGGTTCCCATGCTGGCGGTATCGGACAAAGCACGCCCCGCGCTTCTCGGAGGGGCGCGTTCTCTGGCCCGGGTTCCCGCCACGGTTCTTTCGCTCCTGGGCGTGGAAGGTGCGCTCTCGGACGGAGCGGCGCCGGTGCTGGAGGCCCCGGTCACATCCGTCCAGGCGGAGACATTCTATGGCTGGTTCAACTTTGGTTTCCACGCGCTGCGTTCCCGGGAGAGTGGGCGGTGGCGTCTCGTTTCCGGGAAGGTGGATCGTCTGTACGACCTGTTGTCCGATCCGGGAGAAACGACCGACCTTGCGCTGGAGTACCCGGAGGTCGCTGCAGATCTCCGATCGGAAATGGAAGACGCATGGAGAGAGCAGCGTTCGCAGTCGGCCAGGGGAGCGGAGCGCGAGATGGAGCCGGAGGAGTCGGCGGCCCTTCGTTCGCTGGGGTATGCGGCAGGGGCCTCCCGGCCGACGGGGAGCCTGGAGCGTGGACTCGCTTCCGGCCCGTCGCCGGAGGGGTTGGTGGAGTTCGTGGATGTGATCAGCCGGGGGATTGCGTTGCTGGAGTCCGGAAATGCCGAAGAGGCGGTCACCTTGCTGGGCGCATCGTCGCCATCGGGCACGAGGGTCCGCATGCGTCTGGAGTATCTGGGCCGTGCGCTCTTGGAGCTGGATCGGTATGAGGAAGCGGTGGCCGCGCTTCGAGAGGCGGTGACTCTCGGTCGCAATCCGGAGACCGTCTACTTGGATCTGGCGCGGGCGGAGGGAGCGTTGGGACATCGGGCAGAACTTCACGCTGCCTACGCCCGGGCGCTTCGCATGCACCCGGGCTCGGTGGCTGCGCGGCAGGGACTGGCGCAGGCGTACCTCGTGGAGGGAGAGGGCGGCAAGGCAGCTGATGTGCTTCTGGAGGCAGCGCGTATTCGGCCGCGCTCGGCCGTCGTGCATCTGAATCTGGCGCAGGTGCTGGAGATGCTGGGGCGGGCGGAGGAGGCGCAGGTTCACTGGCGGAAGTGCCTGGAACTGGACCCGGATGGCCCGTCGGGAGAGGCGGCCCGTCGTGTTCAAATGGGCCGAGGAGAGAGTGGCAATGGCTGA
- the cutA gene encoding divalent-cation tolerance protein CutA, whose product MAERSLVEIVTTVETEGEAEDLARGILSEQLGACVGIERVRSLFRWRGCIEDEGEYRVSIKTVPGLASRVEAFVLKEHPYETPMVLRMAVDSSTKAYSRWVEDSVAPVPPDNPKENA is encoded by the coding sequence ATGGCTGAGCGGAGTCTGGTGGAGATCGTGACCACCGTGGAGACCGAAGGAGAGGCGGAAGATCTGGCGCGTGGGATTCTGTCCGAGCAGCTCGGGGCCTGCGTGGGGATCGAGCGGGTTCGCTCGCTCTTTCGTTGGCGCGGCTGCATCGAGGATGAAGGAGAGTACCGCGTCTCCATCAAGACGGTACCCGGGCTTGCGTCGCGAGTGGAAGCATTCGTCCTGAAGGAACATCCGTATGAGACCCCCATGGTCCTCCGAATGGCCGTGGACAGTTCCACCAAGGCATACTCCCGATGGGTGGAGGACTCCGTTGCACCGGTGCCGCCGGACAATCCAAAGGAGAACGCATGA
- a CDS encoding molybdopterin molybdotransferase MoeA, whose product MTPSFRRDALPLTPFDEAVALVRAEATPLEVEIVEVSVAVGRILAEPVTAPHSVPHFENSMMDGFAVIAADVVGASADRPVALNIVGEVPAGATPDFAVKSGTAARIMTGAPVPEGADTVIPVEWTDPDGEAVRIRRDAAAGNSIRRVGEDMNAGAEVFRTGKRLRPQELGVLASLGIATVSVYRRPTVSVLSTGDELLAPGEALAPGKIHGSNGLTIAGQAAEAGGLVRDFGIARDEPADLARKLEAAAEADVVLTSGGVSVGERDHLQDVLEARGFRRIFWRVEASPGKPLLFGKLGEAFVFGLPGNPVSSMVAFENFARPFLRLLQGDDQPDRPRLRCLAKGRIHGPAPRRHFARVRVESTPDGVFAREVGPHGSGNLRSMAEANGLAILREGVSEVQPGEPVEVLLLSEPDWAGTFAGR is encoded by the coding sequence ATGACCCCGTCGTTTCGTCGCGACGCACTGCCTCTGACCCCGTTCGACGAAGCGGTGGCCCTTGTTCGTGCGGAAGCCACTCCGCTGGAAGTGGAGATCGTGGAGGTGTCGGTCGCAGTCGGGCGCATTCTTGCGGAGCCTGTCACGGCGCCCCATTCGGTGCCTCACTTTGAGAACTCCATGATGGATGGTTTTGCGGTGATCGCTGCCGATGTCGTGGGAGCGTCTGCGGATCGGCCCGTGGCGTTGAACATTGTCGGGGAGGTTCCTGCGGGGGCAACCCCGGACTTCGCGGTGAAGAGCGGGACGGCTGCCCGGATCATGACCGGGGCCCCGGTGCCGGAGGGGGCCGACACGGTGATTCCCGTGGAGTGGACGGACCCGGACGGGGAGGCGGTCCGGATTCGCAGGGACGCCGCTGCGGGGAACTCGATCCGCCGTGTGGGCGAAGACATGAACGCGGGCGCAGAGGTCTTCCGCACAGGCAAGCGTCTTCGTCCCCAGGAGTTGGGCGTGCTGGCATCGCTGGGCATTGCGACGGTGTCCGTGTACCGGCGGCCCACGGTTTCGGTCTTGTCCACGGGGGACGAGCTTCTCGCGCCGGGGGAGGCTCTGGCTCCGGGGAAGATCCATGGATCCAACGGATTGACGATCGCCGGGCAGGCCGCGGAGGCGGGAGGACTGGTGCGAGACTTCGGGATTGCCCGTGACGAACCGGCGGACCTTGCCCGGAAGCTGGAAGCCGCCGCAGAGGCGGATGTGGTCCTGACATCGGGAGGCGTCTCCGTGGGGGAGCGTGATCACCTGCAGGATGTTCTGGAGGCGAGGGGATTCCGCCGGATCTTCTGGCGCGTGGAGGCCAGTCCGGGGAAGCCGCTGCTCTTCGGGAAACTGGGGGAAGCGTTCGTCTTCGGACTTCCCGGGAATCCCGTCTCCTCCATGGTGGCTTTCGAGAACTTCGCCCGCCCTTTTCTGCGCCTCCTTCAGGGAGACGATCAGCCGGACCGGCCGCGCCTGCGGTGTCTCGCAAAGGGGCGGATCCACGGCCCCGCTCCCCGGCGGCATTTCGCCCGCGTCCGCGTGGAGTCCACCCCGGATGGTGTCTTCGCCCGGGAAGTCGGTCCGCACGGATCCGGGAACTTGCGCTCCATGGCCGAGGCGAACGGGCTGGCTATTCTTCGCGAAGGCGTGTCCGAGGTCCAGCCGGGGGAGCCGGTAGAGGTCCTGCTTCTCTCGGAGCCGGATTGGGCGGGAACGTTCGCCGGTCGTTGA
- a CDS encoding sulfite exporter TauE/SafE family protein produces MSLRPVVTMCCAAIVLSAGTSHAHPMGNVSISHYAGIDISPDTTRVKYLLDFAEVPSVRELARIDTDLDDRVTPEERDAYLSELTGEVLPRLSLEVNGQHRILSPLWSRVVFPPGQGGLSTVRVTWELEAIMESPGEEETHLLVWADSNYPDHMGWKEIRISASDGLQVAKTSLRANLPTSGGLTEYPEEYLFDPPTDTSAWCVFGPGLTAENADLIELPAEFAAPRPEGGRFVNLVSGGDLSARAVLVSLLLAMLLGAGHSLEPGHGKALVAAYLVGSRGTVAQAVLLGIIVTVTHTLVVFVLGFAVLLLSQHFVPELLIPWLGVASGLLVTLVGATMLRSRIREFRGHSHQHSHDHTHDPPTGASPREILALGISGGLVPCPAGIVVLLAAVSLGRTSFGLLLITAFSIGMAAILSAVGILFVTARRLFDRAPLDSKVLRGFAAASSVAVMVFGIVLAWRALAETGLL; encoded by the coding sequence ATGAGCCTCCGTCCGGTCGTCACGATGTGCTGCGCGGCGATCGTTCTGTCCGCGGGAACCTCACACGCACATCCCATGGGCAATGTGTCCATCAGCCACTATGCCGGAATCGACATCAGCCCGGACACGACCCGCGTGAAGTACCTGCTGGATTTTGCGGAAGTCCCGTCCGTCCGTGAACTCGCGAGAATCGATACGGACCTCGACGATCGCGTCACGCCCGAGGAAAGGGATGCCTACCTGTCAGAACTGACCGGCGAAGTCCTCCCCCGACTCTCGCTGGAAGTGAACGGACAGCACCGGATCCTCTCCCCGTTATGGAGTCGCGTCGTCTTCCCTCCCGGGCAGGGCGGGTTGTCGACCGTACGCGTAACCTGGGAGCTTGAAGCGATCATGGAAAGCCCGGGTGAAGAGGAGACCCACCTTCTCGTCTGGGCCGACTCCAACTATCCCGACCACATGGGCTGGAAGGAGATCCGTATCTCGGCGTCCGACGGTCTGCAAGTCGCGAAGACATCTCTGCGTGCCAATCTTCCAACCAGCGGCGGCCTGACCGAGTACCCGGAGGAGTACCTCTTCGACCCTCCGACCGACACCAGCGCCTGGTGTGTCTTCGGCCCCGGGCTGACGGCTGAGAACGCGGACCTCATCGAACTCCCGGCCGAGTTCGCCGCGCCGCGCCCCGAGGGCGGCCGCTTCGTGAACCTCGTCTCCGGGGGAGATCTGTCCGCGCGGGCAGTGCTCGTGTCGCTGCTCTTGGCGATGCTTCTCGGCGCCGGGCACTCACTGGAGCCGGGGCACGGGAAGGCGCTGGTCGCCGCGTACCTCGTGGGCTCGCGAGGGACGGTGGCTCAAGCTGTGTTGCTGGGCATCATCGTTACCGTGACGCACACGCTGGTCGTGTTCGTGCTGGGCTTCGCGGTCCTTCTTCTTTCGCAGCACTTCGTTCCGGAACTGCTCATCCCGTGGCTCGGAGTCGCGTCCGGGCTTCTGGTCACGCTGGTCGGTGCGACCATGCTCCGCTCCCGCATCCGTGAGTTCCGCGGCCACTCTCACCAGCATTCTCACGACCACACCCACGACCCACCGACGGGCGCCTCTCCCCGCGAGATCCTCGCCCTCGGAATCAGCGGCGGCCTCGTCCCCTGCCCTGCCGGAATCGTCGTTCTGCTCGCCGCCGTGTCTCTGGGCCGAACCTCATTCGGGTTGCTCCTCATCACCGCATTCAGCATCGGGATGGCCGCCATTCTCTCCGCCGTCGGGATTCTCTTCGTCACCGCTCGACGGCTTTTTGATCGCGCTCCGCTGGACTCGAAGGTCCTGCGCGGATTCGCTGCCGCCTCTTCGGTCGCGGTCATGGTGTTCGGAATCGTGCTGGCCTGGCGGGCTCTTGCCGAAACGGGACTCCTGTAG
- a CDS encoding solute carrier family 23 protein, whose protein sequence is MPSSSRPIYGLDDRPEFPRNLVLALQHVLTMFGATVSVPLLLGPAMGMSPGELAILVSSVMLCSGVATFLQVTWGSRLPIIQGVSFSFLAAFFAIIATTGGDGPRAMRLIAGAILMGSLVEMGLGFGGFVGRLRRLLSPVVVGPVIMLIGLALFGHGAPKAGTDPRISGLTVLLIIVFTLILSRKSSFFRIFPILSAVVLAYAVALGFSLAGVFAPGHPSHVDLSTIGNAPWFRTTGLVFPWGRPEFDLTFLIAILAAYFASAVESFGDYHAVAAMAGAEAPSGKQLNRGIGFEGVGCAVTGLLGGFSSTSYSENVALVGITKVASRRVVQIAALLLVTLGMFSRFGAAVATIPGPIVGGLYCALFGLISAVGIQQLAKADLTSDRNLFIAGFSLFMGLSVPAWMAGGTGYQPGAEEFLAGLPSWLGEVLRSVGGTGMAVAGVLGLVLDNVIPGTDQERGLAGD, encoded by the coding sequence ATGCCGTCGTCATCCCGCCCCATCTACGGCCTCGATGATCGTCCGGAGTTTCCACGCAATCTGGTTCTGGCGTTGCAGCATGTCCTGACCATGTTTGGCGCCACCGTGAGCGTTCCCCTTCTCCTGGGGCCGGCCATGGGAATGAGTCCCGGGGAACTCGCGATTCTCGTCAGTTCGGTCATGCTGTGCTCCGGAGTGGCCACCTTCCTGCAGGTGACCTGGGGATCGCGCCTGCCGATCATTCAAGGGGTGTCGTTCTCGTTCCTGGCGGCCTTCTTCGCGATCATCGCCACCACGGGCGGAGACGGTCCCCGGGCCATGCGTCTCATCGCCGGGGCCATTCTCATGGGGAGTCTGGTGGAGATGGGGCTCGGATTCGGCGGCTTCGTCGGGCGTCTTCGACGCCTTCTCTCTCCGGTCGTCGTCGGACCGGTCATCATGCTGATCGGGCTGGCGCTGTTCGGGCACGGCGCACCGAAGGCCGGGACGGATCCCCGGATCTCCGGTCTCACCGTTCTCCTGATCATTGTGTTCACGCTGATTCTCTCCCGGAAGTCCTCCTTCTTCCGCATCTTCCCGATCCTCTCGGCGGTGGTGCTGGCGTATGCCGTTGCGCTGGGGTTCTCGCTGGCCGGCGTGTTTGCCCCGGGGCACCCCAGCCATGTGGACCTGTCGACGATCGGCAACGCTCCGTGGTTTCGCACGACCGGCCTGGTTTTCCCATGGGGGCGGCCGGAGTTTGATCTCACATTCCTGATCGCGATTCTCGCGGCCTACTTCGCGTCGGCGGTGGAGTCCTTTGGCGACTACCATGCCGTGGCGGCCATGGCCGGGGCGGAGGCTCCCTCCGGAAAGCAGTTGAACCGCGGGATTGGCTTCGAAGGAGTCGGGTGCGCGGTCACCGGCCTTCTTGGCGGATTCAGTTCCACCTCCTATTCCGAGAATGTCGCACTGGTCGGGATTACGAAGGTGGCGTCCCGGCGCGTGGTGCAGATCGCGGCGCTCCTTCTGGTGACTCTCGGGATGTTCTCCCGGTTCGGTGCGGCCGTCGCCACGATACCCGGGCCGATTGTGGGGGGACTCTACTGCGCTCTCTTCGGGTTGATTTCGGCCGTGGGTATTCAGCAGCTTGCGAAGGCGGACCTGACCAGCGACCGCAACCTCTTCATCGCCGGGTTCTCGCTCTTCATGGGGCTGTCCGTACCGGCGTGGATGGCGGGAGGAACCGGCTACCAGCCCGGTGCGGAGGAGTTCCTGGCCGGGCTTCCATCATGGCTGGGTGAGGTCCTGCGGTCCGTCGGCGGGACGGGCATGGCGGTCGCGGGTGTCCTTGGGCTTGTGCTGGACAATGTGATCCCGGGAACGGATCAGGAGCGTGGGCTCGCAGGCGATTGA